In a single window of the Luteibacter rhizovicinus DSM 16549 genome:
- a CDS encoding CheR family methyltransferase, translating to MARAVTTMEDSAADRLEAIEIELILQALFQRFHYDFRGYSRASVTRRLRQLRDKLGYRTLSAMLEALLHDPSIGPQVVSYLTVQVSEMFRDPSYFRALREHVVPHLRTYPSLKVWVAGCSSGEEFYSLAILFREEGLEQRTMFYATDINAGALEAASAGVYNLDRIRGFTENHQQSGGRSSLSDYYTAAYGKASFDRSLRERVVFADHSLVTDAVFGEMHLISCRNVLIYFDNSLQDRTIGLFSDSLIRKGFLGLGSKESLRFSAHADAFQDFVLEERIYQKQDH from the coding sequence ATGGCTCGCGCAGTGACGACGATGGAAGACAGCGCGGCCGATCGTCTCGAGGCGATCGAGATCGAGCTGATCCTGCAGGCGCTGTTCCAGCGCTTCCACTACGATTTCCGCGGCTATTCGCGGGCGTCGGTCACCCGGCGTCTGCGGCAATTGCGCGACAAGCTTGGCTATCGCACGCTGTCGGCCATGCTGGAAGCGCTCCTGCACGATCCGTCCATTGGCCCCCAGGTCGTGAGCTACCTGACCGTCCAGGTCAGTGAGATGTTCCGCGACCCATCCTACTTCCGTGCCTTGCGCGAGCATGTCGTGCCGCACCTGCGCACCTATCCGTCGCTGAAGGTGTGGGTCGCGGGTTGTAGCAGCGGTGAGGAGTTCTACTCGCTGGCGATTCTGTTTCGTGAGGAAGGCCTGGAGCAACGGACCATGTTCTACGCGACGGATATCAACGCCGGGGCACTCGAGGCGGCATCCGCCGGGGTGTACAACCTCGATCGCATCCGTGGCTTCACGGAAAACCATCAACAGTCCGGCGGCCGGTCCTCGTTGTCGGATTACTACACGGCGGCTTACGGCAAGGCCTCGTTCGATCGTTCGCTGCGGGAGCGGGTGGTATTCGCCGACCACAGCCTGGTGACCGATGCGGTGTTCGGCGAGATGCACCTGATTTCCTGCCGCAACGTGCTGATCTATTTCGACAACTCGCTGCAGGACCGCACCATCGGGCTTTTCAGCGATTCGCTCATACGCAAGGGATTCCTCGGCCTCGGCTCGAAGGAAAGTCTGCGCTTCTCCGCCCATGCCGATGCGTTCCAGGACTTTGTCCTCGAGGAACGGATCTACCAGAAGCAGGACCATTGA